Within the Nitrospiria bacterium genome, the region CAACCCCTTGTTATACAACGCCTCCGGGTAGTCCTTCTGCATGGCCAGGATTTGATCCAACTGTTTGATGGCCTCATCCGGTTTTTGCATAAAGATATAGCAGTTCGCCAGGCTCAAACGGGCATTGACGTTCTTCGGGTCCGATTTCAAGGCCCGATCGTAGTATTCCTGCGACTTCTCGAAGCGCTGAATCATGAAATTGGCGTTGGCAAGGCCGAGCAGGGCATCGACATTGTTCGGTTCTTGGTCGATCTTCTTTTTATCGGCTTGAATCGTTTCCATGGAAAACTTGCTTTGATCGAAAGGTACGATGTAAAGCGACAACTGCTGCGGTTGCGCGGGAGGCGGTGGAGGCGGCGCGGTCTGTTGTGCGATCGGCGGCGTTGTGTATGACGGAGCCGATGGAGGGGAAGAACTGTTTTGATTGCAAGCCGCCAGAACACCGGCCGTGAGAAAGAGGAATGGGATATAAAGAATTCTAACGATCTTCTTCATTTCGATCTCCTTCGCAACCGTGAAATAGACCCTCGATAGCCGCAAGGTACCAGTTTTACCCGAAAATTTCAAGGTCTGTTTCCTTGAAAATTACCGCGGGCTCCGGTACAATCCAAGCGGGGTGCCTGAAAGGCCAAACACAACCGATGCTGATCGACAGCCACGCTCATCTCAATGACCCGGTCTACGACGCCGACCGCGACGACGTGATCCGGCGGGCCGGTGAGGCCGGGGTCGGGGCGATCGTTACCATCGGCTGTGATCTTGAAAGCAGCCGTCGAGCCGTCGAACTGGCCGATCGGTATAAAATGATTTATGCCACGATCGGTGTTCATCCGCACGAGGTCAAACTTGTGGACGACACGACCCTGACCGAGCTTCAGAAATTGGCCGCTCATAAGAAGGTGATCGGTTTCGGTGAGATCGGGCTGGATTATTTTTATCTGCACTCCCCCAGGGAAACCCAACAACGGCGGTTCCGGCAGCAGATCGCGCAGGCCAAGATGCTCGGCCTGCCCATCGTGGTCCATTCCCGGGATGCGAAATCCGACACGTTGTCCATCCTCAAGGAGGAAAGGGTTGAAAACATCGGTGGCGTGATGCATTGCTTCACGGGGGATCTGGAAATGGCCCGGATCGCCATGGAGATGAATTTTTACATCTCGTTCGCCGGCGTGTTGACTTTTACAAATGCGACGGCCGTTCGGGAGGTGGCCCGGGCTCTTCCGATGGATCGCATCCTGCTCGAAACCGACTGCCCCTATCTTTCCCCCGTTCCCAACCGTGGCCGGCGGAATGAGCCGGCTTATATCCGTTACACCGCGGAGGTTCTGGCTCGGCTGCATCCCGATCAGACGCCGGAGTCGATTATGAACGTCACGGCCGAAAACGCCGCAAGATTGTTTAAAATCAAAATTTGATATTTCATGAGTCGTGATGTCGTTGTTTGAGCTTAGCCTGATATACTCCGGGATTGTTCCTAACTGCCCGCCAATATTGACTCATTTCGACTTTCATGCTACGGTAATAGGCATATGAGCGCGCCGGTCCACTTTGGAAAATATCTTTTGATCGAAAAAGTCGGCACGGGCGGCATGGCCGAGCTTTTCATGGCCAAACAGACCGGCCTCAAGGGCTTCGAAAAGGTGATGGCCATCAAGCGCATTCTTCCCCACCTCACCGAGGACCCTGAATTTGTTTCAATGTTTATCAACGAAGCCAAACTCGCCGCGCTCCTGACCCATCAAAACATCGTTCAGATCTTCGATCTCGGTCATGTCGAAAATTCATATTTCATTGCGATGGAATTCGTCATGGGGAAGGATTTGCGGACGATTCTCCAACGCGCGAAGGCGCTCAATCTCCCGCTGTCCATCAGCCACGCTCTCATGATCATCACCAAGATCTGCGCCGGACTGGACTATGCCCACCGGAAAAAAGATCTGACCGGTCGGGACTTGAACATCGTTCATCGCGACATCAGCCCCCAGAACATCTTGGTTTCCTACGAAGGCGAAGTAAAACTGGTTGACTTTGGAATCGCAAAGGCCGCGTCCCAGAGTTCCGAAACGCGCACCGGTATTCTGAAAGGTAAGCTGTCCTATATGGCGCCCGAACAGGCGCGGGGCCAGGAAGTGGATCGGCGTGCGGATATTTTTGCGGTGGGAATCTTGCTCTACGAAACCCTCACCGGACATAAACTCTTCAAGGGCGACAACGACTTCAACACCCTGGAAAAAGTCCGGGAGGCCAAGGTGGAACCGCCTCCGACCTCGCTCAATAAACAAATGGCGCCGGAACTTGAGGCGATTATCCTCAAATCGCTGGCGAAAGACCCGGATCATCGCTTCCAGTCGGCCTCCGAGTTGCAGACCGCGCTTGAGGATCATATGTCCCAGAAAGGTTACGACTTCAGCACGGTCCGCTTGGCGCAATATCTTCAGGCCCTTTTTCAACACGACATCGAACAGGACGGCCGGCGATTTCAGATGGCCAACGGCTCGGCCGTCTCCGAGAATATCGAGGACCGGAGCACCGTCGTTCGACGACGTTACTCGCCGGACGTCGCCCATGAATCAACGCCTTCCCGGCCGAGCGGCCGGCTCCGAACGCCGACTCCTCCGCGAAACCTACCGGCCGAAGCTTCCGTGTTTCGCATGATGATCCTGACCGTGATGCTGGTCATGGGTGCGGCCACCTTGCTATCGATGGTCAATCCGCCTTTTCTCCAGACCTTGGCCCAGACCTCGCCGGAAGTCCGGGCGGCCGTCCTTCGGTTGTCCCAATGGCCAGGCCTCACGCTGGATTGGGCCCACCATATCCTTCGTGCCGCGGCCGGTTCACCGGACACCGTATCCGTGACCGCAACCCGTCCTCAACCCGTTCCGGAAACGGTTTCCTCCCAAGTCGTCTCGTCTGCACCCCCGGCGGAGGTCGATTCGCCCGGTTCGCCTTCGACTCCCGGCTCCCATTCCCAGGAGACCGTGAACGCGCCGACCGGTATTACCGAGGAGCCGGATCGGAAGCTGACCCAGCGGGAAAAGGAAGAGGTTCACAGGCTTCTTAATGATGCAAGAGCGGCTTATGATCAACACCGATTGGACGATGTGGAACGATTGCTCCGACGGATCATGGATCTGGATTCCAATGTCCCGGTCGTCTACCATCTTCTGGGTACGATTACGCTGGAGCGAAAGGATCCGGACGGGGCGATTCGTATTTTCGAGGAGGCCTCGCGAAAATTTCCGGATTTTCCGATCTTGCATTACGATCTTGGGTTCTTGTATTTTAAGCAAGGCGTCGTTTCACTGGCCAAAGACGAGTTGCAAAAGGCCTTGACCTTAAACCCGGCGGCGCCCATGGCCGATCGTGCGCGGATCGTGTTGCACGACATGAAACAGTTTTCCGACCGGCAGGGAATCCGGCCCTCCCCGACCGATGCGGGATCGGACCATCCGACCGACACGGCGTCCTCCCCTTCGGAATCAAGCGAGACCCGTCCATGAAAGTCGTGTGCGACGCCTGTCACACGATTTATGACCTGCCGGAAGGCAAGGAAGGCGTCCTCGGCTGCCCGTACTGCGAGAACGTCAATCGGCCCCAGCAGGAACGCCCGGCCGCGACCGCGGCCCCTCCCCGTATGGATCCATCGGACCACGGCAAAACGATGCTGGGACCCATGGACGGGCAATTGTCCGATGAGACCACGGCCGTTCGTCAAGCCGTCGCCGGAAAAATGATCGGTCTTGGGGTAAACCTGGAAGGGACCCTCATTGTATTAGAGGGCGAAGGCAAGGGAAAACGAATCGCGCTGACAAAAAGTCGGATGACCTTCGGTCGAAAACAGGCCGATGTTATCCTCACCGACCCGGAGGCTTCCCGCCAGCATTGCGCCCTGCTGCTCTACGGCGACTTTGCCGTGGTGAAGGATTTGGGCAGCGCCAACGGGACGAAAGTGAACCACCGCATCGTGAAAGAAGGTTTACTTAAATCGGGAGATACGATCCAGATCGGCACCACTGTTTTCCAATTCATGTTATCGTCCAAAACCGCCCAATCCGTAAGCCGTTGAAGAATCCTCCCCGCACAGACAGAGGGCTTCGACCCGAATGGAACCATGTTTTAAATTCAATCGATCACCCCGCCGCCAGAGGCGGGAATGACCCCCGATGTGCGGTTTCAAGTCGGAATTC harbors:
- a CDS encoding protein kinase; its protein translation is MSAPVHFGKYLLIEKVGTGGMAELFMAKQTGLKGFEKVMAIKRILPHLTEDPEFVSMFINEAKLAALLTHQNIVQIFDLGHVENSYFIAMEFVMGKDLRTILQRAKALNLPLSISHALMIITKICAGLDYAHRKKDLTGRDLNIVHRDISPQNILVSYEGEVKLVDFGIAKAASQSSETRTGILKGKLSYMAPEQARGQEVDRRADIFAVGILLYETLTGHKLFKGDNDFNTLEKVREAKVEPPPTSLNKQMAPELEAIILKSLAKDPDHRFQSASELQTALEDHMSQKGYDFSTVRLAQYLQALFQHDIEQDGRRFQMANGSAVSENIEDRSTVVRRRYSPDVAHESTPSRPSGRLRTPTPPRNLPAEASVFRMMILTVMLVMGAATLLSMVNPPFLQTLAQTSPEVRAAVLRLSQWPGLTLDWAHHILRAAAGSPDTVSVTATRPQPVPETVSSQVVSSAPPAEVDSPGSPSTPGSHSQETVNAPTGITEEPDRKLTQREKEEVHRLLNDARAAYDQHRLDDVERLLRRIMDLDSNVPVVYHLLGTITLERKDPDGAIRIFEEASRKFPDFPILHYDLGFLYFKQGVVSLAKDELQKALTLNPAAPMADRARIVLHDMKQFSDRQGIRPSPTDAGSDHPTDTASSPSESSETRP
- a CDS encoding FHA domain-containing protein; this encodes MKVVCDACHTIYDLPEGKEGVLGCPYCENVNRPQQERPAATAAPPRMDPSDHGKTMLGPMDGQLSDETTAVRQAVAGKMIGLGVNLEGTLIVLEGEGKGKRIALTKSRMTFGRKQADVILTDPEASRQHCALLLYGDFAVVKDLGSANGTKVNHRIVKEGLLKSGDTIQIGTTVFQFMLSSKTAQSVSR
- a CDS encoding tetratricopeptide repeat protein, producing MKKIVRILYIPFLFLTAGVLAACNQNSSSPPSAPSYTTPPIAQQTAPPPPPPAQPQQLSLYIVPFDQSKFSMETIQADKKKIDQEPNNVDALLGLANANFMIQRFEKSQEYYDRALKSDPKNVNARLSLANCYIFMQKPDEAIKQLDQILAMQKDYPEALYNKGLILLQSKQDPVGAKQVWTQLISAHPDHELAQQVKGELGRL
- a CDS encoding TatD family hydrolase, with translation MKITAGSGTIQAGCLKGQTQPMLIDSHAHLNDPVYDADRDDVIRRAGEAGVGAIVTIGCDLESSRRAVELADRYKMIYATIGVHPHEVKLVDDTTLTELQKLAAHKKVIGFGEIGLDYFYLHSPRETQQRRFRQQIAQAKMLGLPIVVHSRDAKSDTLSILKEERVENIGGVMHCFTGDLEMARIAMEMNFYISFAGVLTFTNATAVREVARALPMDRILLETDCPYLSPVPNRGRRNEPAYIRYTAEVLARLHPDQTPESIMNVTAENAARLFKIKI